The DNA sequence TTCGTCTCCTTGGTTTTGTTGATCTTCCGGGACAACGCCGCCTTCAGGGGCCGGATCGCCGGGGCCAAAATCGTCAAAGCGGAGGACGAAAAAGTGGTCGATGAGCAACTGCGAATTTTCAACAACGGCCAATAGATTCCAGTTATCGCGTTGAAAATCGCGGCCCAGATCAACTTCGAGATGGGATGATGCCTCGGGTTCAGCGACCTCCCAAAAGTAGACCAACGCAGCGCCATCTTCTTTAATGGCTACCAGCACGTCGTACCAGATACCCACTTCAAAGGCTGAATTTCCATCCAGTTCAAAATATTCGGTTTGCTCTTCATACATCCAGGAACGCGCCTGGCCGTACTCGATAAATGACCATTCTCGATAACCGGGTTCCCAGCGTACACCACTCTCCATGCTGTAGATGAAATTATATTCTTCGGTCAGTTGCAGGCGTGTCAGATAAGCCACTGGCGCACCGTCTAGATAAAGGTTGGTGAAATAGCCTTCCCAGCCGCCATAGGATGTCAACTCAATGATGCCGTTGCGGTGTTCAAGATCGCCGTAAGCGTATTTTTCTTCGTCGAACTCGTCAAAACTTTCGACAAAAGATACGGAAACGCCCGATAGCGCCTCATAGACATACCAGGGCAGTTCCGGTTCATCATCCGCCAATTTCATCTGAAGCACGGGCGGCGATGGCGCAAAACCGCTGAAACAGAAGACAGCCAGCCCTAGAAAAAAGAGTAAAAGGTTTTTTCGTATCATTGTAGCTACCTCCAGACAGTAATGATAGATTCTTGAATTGCAGCCTATTTCATTATATATAAATTCTCACTTTTCTCTATACCTCCCTGAAATCAGATATATTTACGTTGACCCCTGTTTTACTTTATGGCATAATCCACGCCATCATTAAAAAATAAAAGCGATGATGGAAACGAGTAAATTTGCTACGCTCTGACAGCGAACCCGGGGTTGGTGTGAGCCGGGGCAGAAACGCAGATTGAAAATCCTTCCGGAGCTTTGACCTGAAAGCCATTGGCGAGTAGGGAAAACGGAATTGCAATCCGTTATCAATTGCACGGGAATGCTCAGTGAATGCTGAAAGTCCCCGACCAAGTGCCTGCTTGATTTTGGCAGGAATCCGGGTGGTACCGCGTGAGTTATCAACTCTCGTCCCTGAGTGGGTGAGAGTTTTTATTTTAATCAACAAAGGAAATTAACCACCAAGACTCCAAGACGCTAAGAAAAACAAAAAGATAATATTCATCTCTTTGTGCCTTTGTGCCTTTGTGTCTTCGTGGTAAATTGTTTTTCGGAGAGGAAACATGGCCTTCAAACAAGTACCCAACAAAGTCGATTTTATCGAACAAGAACACGAAGTATTGCAATTCTGGAAAGAGTCGAATGCTTTCGCCAAAATGCGCGCTATCCATAAGGGACAGCCAACCTGGTCGTTCATTGATGGGCCGATTACGGCCAATAACCCGATGGGCGTGCATCACGGCTGGGGACGTACCTACAAAGACCTTTACAACCGTTACTGGACAATGCGCGGCCGCGAGTTGCGCTACCAGAACGGCTTCGATTGCCAGGGTTTATGGGTTGAAGTGGAAGTCGAAAAAGAGAAAGGTTTCAAATCGAAAATGGATATTGAAGCCTACGGCCTGGATGCCTTCGTCAAAGAATGCAAGGCGCGCGTGCTGCGTTATGCGGGTGTGCAAACGGATCAATCCGTGCGTTTGGGCTACTGGATGGAATGGAACGACCCTGAAAAACTCAACTGGCTGGCCGACCGGCTGCTAGAAGACCCGCTGCAAGAGATCACCTTCACTGGGCCGAATGGCAAAACCGTCACCGACACGGTGGAACAGGTCATCGGGCAATTGGGTCTACCCCAACTGGGCGGCAGCTACTTTACCTTCTCCAACGAGAACAACTTCATGATCTGGAAGATGATCAAAAAGAGTTGGGAGAAAGGTTGGCTTTACCGCGGCGCTGATGTCATGCCCTGGTGCCCGCGTTGCGCCACCGGCATCAGCCAGCACGAAATCGTCACCGATGGGTATATGGAGTTGACGCATCGCTCTGTTACGCTCCGTTTCCCGTTGCGCGAACGCCCCGGCGAATCACTCTTGGTTTGGACGACCACCCCTTGGACGCTCACCAGCAACGTCGCCGCGGCCGTTGGCCCCGAACTCGACTACGTCAAAGTGCAAAACGGCGAGCATATCCTGTATCTTTCCAAAGGTACGCTGCACATGTTGCGCGGCGAATATCAGGTATTGGCCGAACTCAAAGGCAAAGAAATGGAAGGCTGGACCTATGACGGCCCCTTTGATGATCTGCCCGCCGCCAATACACCCGGTGGCGTGACTTATCTCAACGAACTGATTGAAGGTATTGAAGCCACCGCCGCTCAGACTCATCAGGTCATCCTGTGGGATGAAGTCGGCGAAGCCGAAGGTACGGGCATCGTCCACATTGCCCCCGGCTGCGGCGCCGAAGACTTTGAACTTGGCAAGGAGCATAAATTCCCGCTGATTGCCCCCATCGAAGATGAAGGCGATTTCATTGAAGGCTTCGGCTGGCTCAGCGGGATGCACGTCTCCGAGGTGGGCGAACCCATTTTCAAGAATCTCGAAGAAAAAGGCGTACTCTATGTGGTAGAACCCTACACCCACCGCTACCCTACCTGCTGGCGCTGCAAAACCGAGTTGGTTTTCCGACTGGTGGATGAGTGGTTTATCAGCATGGGTGAACTCTACGACAAACCGCGCGAAGAAGTCACCGCCGCCGAGAAAGAAACCTCCCTGCGTTACCAGATCATGGACGTGGTCGATCAAATTCGCTGGATTCCTGAATTCGGTCACAAGCGCGAACTCGACTGGCTGCGCAATATGCACGACTGGATGATCTCCAAGAAACGCTATTGGGGTCTGGCGTTGCCTATCTGGGTCTGTGAAGACTGCGACAGCTATCATGTGATTGGCGATGAGCACGAACTCGAAGCGCGCGCCATCGCCGGTTGGGATGAATTCAAAGGCCACACGCCCCACCGCCCCTTCATCGACAAGATCAAACTCGCCTGCGAGTGCGGCGGTGAGATGAACCGCATCCCCGATGTGGGCAACCCCTGGCTGGATGCCGGCATCGTCAGCTTTTCCACGCTCAGCTATCGCGAAGACCCCGATTTCTGGCGTAAATGGTACCCCGCCAATTGGATCAGCGAATCCTTCCCCGGCCAATTCCGCAACTGGTTCTACTCGCTGCTGGCGATGGCAACCGTACTCGACAATTCAGTGCCCTTCCTTGAAAACTTTGGCTATGCCAGCCTGTTGGCTGAAGATGGCCGCCAGATGCACAAAAGCTGGGGCAACTCCATCGAATTCAACGACGCCGCCGACAAAATGGGCGTAGATACCATGCGCTGGCTCTACTGCGCCCATAAGCCCGAAAATGACCTGCTTTTCGGTTTTCACCGCGCTGAAGAAACCCGCCGCCGCTTCATTATCCCGCTGTGGAATGTCTATTCTTTCTTTGCAACGTATGCCAGTTTGGATGGTTGGGTTCCCTCACCCCCTTCCCCTCTCCCATTGGGAGAGGGGGGAGGGGGCCGGGGGGCGGGGGGGGGGGGCTTCAACCCTGCAATCCCGGAGGGAGCCACGCCCCAAAGCGACAATCCGTTAGACAGGTGGATACTCGCCCGCCTGAACCAGGTGGTGGCGCGTGTGACCGATGCTTTTACCAACTCCGATGCGTATTCAGCTACTCTGGCCTTCGAATCCCTGATGGATGACCTGAGCAACTGGTACGTGCGCCGTTCGCGCCGCCGCTTCTGGAAATCGGAACACGACAGCGATAAAGATACCGCCTACGCCACCCTGTGGCATGTGCTCGTCAAAATGAGCCGCGCTCTGGCTCCCGTGATTCCTTTCATCACCGATGTGATGTACCAAAATCTGGTGCGCGGTGTCTTCGAAAACGCCTACGAGAGCGTCCATCACACCGATTGGCCTGATGTCGACCAGGCTGCGATTGACGAGAAACTCATCTACGAGATGGATCTGGCCCGCCGCCTGGCCAGCCTGGGCCTCAGCGCCCGCGGCGATGCAGGCATCAAAGTGCGCCAGCCGCTTAGCAAAATGTTGGCCTATGTCAGCGAGGGGCAGGCCGAGTTGAGCGACGAATTGGTCGAAATTGTGGCCGATGAACTCAATATCAAGGCCTTTGAATTTATTGCTACTGCCGATGATTTGGTGAGCTACAAATTGCTGCCCAATAACAAATTACTTGGCCCCAAGTTTGGCGCGGATTTCCCGGCTCTTCGGGCGGCATTGGCTGCGCTAGACCCCGCCGAAGTCGTTGCCAAAGTCGAAGCGGGCGAACCCGTAACTTGCAGCTTGCAGCTTGCGACTGGGGAAGAAACCGTTACACTAACCAGCGAAGAAATCATCGTCACCACCGAAGCCGCCGAAGGTCTGGCTGTGGCTGCGGACAAGTTGGTCACGGTAGCGATTGAAACCACCCTAACGGCAGAACTCAAAGCCGAAGGTCTGGCGCGGGAGATTGTCCGCCGGGTGCAGGCCCAACGCAAGAGCGCAGATTTCAACATCGAGGACAGAATCACCACCTGGTACACGTCCGCTGGCTCGCTTGAAGATGTGTTCCGGGCCTGGGGCGAGTACATCCAGGCGGAGACGCTCACCACTGA is a window from the Chloroflexota bacterium genome containing:
- a CDS encoding isoleucine--tRNA ligase; this encodes MAFKQVPNKVDFIEQEHEVLQFWKESNAFAKMRAIHKGQPTWSFIDGPITANNPMGVHHGWGRTYKDLYNRYWTMRGRELRYQNGFDCQGLWVEVEVEKEKGFKSKMDIEAYGLDAFVKECKARVLRYAGVQTDQSVRLGYWMEWNDPEKLNWLADRLLEDPLQEITFTGPNGKTVTDTVEQVIGQLGLPQLGGSYFTFSNENNFMIWKMIKKSWEKGWLYRGADVMPWCPRCATGISQHEIVTDGYMELTHRSVTLRFPLRERPGESLLVWTTTPWTLTSNVAAAVGPELDYVKVQNGEHILYLSKGTLHMLRGEYQVLAELKGKEMEGWTYDGPFDDLPAANTPGGVTYLNELIEGIEATAAQTHQVILWDEVGEAEGTGIVHIAPGCGAEDFELGKEHKFPLIAPIEDEGDFIEGFGWLSGMHVSEVGEPIFKNLEEKGVLYVVEPYTHRYPTCWRCKTELVFRLVDEWFISMGELYDKPREEVTAAEKETSLRYQIMDVVDQIRWIPEFGHKRELDWLRNMHDWMISKKRYWGLALPIWVCEDCDSYHVIGDEHELEARAIAGWDEFKGHTPHRPFIDKIKLACECGGEMNRIPDVGNPWLDAGIVSFSTLSYREDPDFWRKWYPANWISESFPGQFRNWFYSLLAMATVLDNSVPFLENFGYASLLAEDGRQMHKSWGNSIEFNDAADKMGVDTMRWLYCAHKPENDLLFGFHRAEETRRRFIIPLWNVYSFFATYASLDGWVPSPPSPLPLGEGGGGRGAGGGGFNPAIPEGATPQSDNPLDRWILARLNQVVARVTDAFTNSDAYSATLAFESLMDDLSNWYVRRSRRRFWKSEHDSDKDTAYATLWHVLVKMSRALAPVIPFITDVMYQNLVRGVFENAYESVHHTDWPDVDQAAIDEKLIYEMDLARRLASLGLSARGDAGIKVRQPLSKMLAYVSEGQAELSDELVEIVADELNIKAFEFIATADDLVSYKLLPNNKLLGPKFGADFPALRAALAALDPAEVVAKVEAGEPVTCSLQLATGEETVTLTSEEIIVTTEAAEGLAVAADKLVTVAIETTLTAELKAEGLAREIVRRVQAQRKSADFNIEDRITTWYTSAGSLEDVFRAWGEYIQAETLTTELIPGDPPTEAFIETHTIEGEQVTIGMKQN